Proteins encoded together in one Dermacentor variabilis isolate Ectoservices chromosome 2, ASM5094787v1, whole genome shotgun sequence window:
- the LOC142571027 gene encoding uncharacterized protein LOC142571027, whose protein sequence is MSFEVESPLRTGDADAAASIGSTAPPAAAPTGRRQKPQGPPVTVQPVLYSSALVALAPSSPPSVEYATPGRALASSGYGGDNGGRRRRRTNSDRQRLRAEILALARSPGCWRPLLVFVFSLVIGLTLAMAAYGIRGSRLDGRAMPRRGNGTY, encoded by the exons ATGTCCTTCGAGGTTGAATCCCCTCTACGAACAGGCGACGCAGATGCCGCGGCTTCCATCGGCAGCACTGCGCCACCTGCTGCCGCACCGACTGGGCGCCGCCAGAAGCCCCAAGGTCCTCCGGTGACAGTGCAACCAGTGCTGTACAGCAGCGCGCTGGTC GCCTTGGCGCCATCGTCGCCACCGTCGGTAGAGTACGCAACGCCCGGCCGCGCACTCGCATCGTCCGGCTACGGCGGCGACAATGGCGGCCGCAGGAGGCGGAGGACCAACAGTGACCGCCAGCGCTTGCGCGCGGAGATTCTGGCGCTCGCTCGATCCCCGGGCTGCTGGCGCCCCCTGCTGGTCTTCGTCTTCAGCCTGGTGATCGGGCTCACGCTGGCGATGGCCGCCTACGGAATCAGGGGTTCCCGCCTGGACGGTAGAGCGATGCCTCGGCGCGGGAACGGCACCTACTAG